From Sceloporus undulatus isolate JIND9_A2432 ecotype Alabama chromosome 6, SceUnd_v1.1, whole genome shotgun sequence, one genomic window encodes:
- the IDI1 gene encoding isopentenyl-diphosphate Delta-isomerase 1 isoform X1, which yields MWRAAWRLAAAAAAALPSRAVVSSEGRRCCFGCLSPRSPFAAWPRNHGAGVFRGIKTGAMPEINTDDLDEQQVQLLAEMCILIDENDNRIGSETKKNCHLNENIDKGLLHRAFSVFLFNSENKLLLQQRSDAKITFPDCFTNTCCSHPLSTSLELEENNAIGIRRAAQRRMKAELGIPLEQVTPEELLYLTRIHYKAQSNGTWGEHEIDYILFVKKDVSLNPDPNEIKSYSYVTQEELRKLLEKASQNEVKITPWFKLIAETFLFKWWDNLNNLKRFIDHDKIHRM from the exons ATGTGGCGCGCGGCGTGGCGGTTGGCGGCAGCTGCTGCGGCTGCTCTCCCTTCAAGGGCTGTCGTCTCCTCTGAAGGACGCCGCTGCTGCTTCGGCTGCCTTTCGCCTCGGTCTCCCTTCGCGGCGTGGCCTCGGAACCACGGAGCGGG CGTTTTCAGGGGGATAAAGACTGGAGCTATGCCCGAAATAAACACAGACGACCTGGACGAGCAGCAAGTCCAGCTGCTGGCGGAGATGTGCATCTTGATTGACGAGAACGACAACAGGATCGGCTCCGAGACAAAGAAAAACTGCCACTTGAATGAAAATATCGACAAAG gatTGCTGCATCGTGCATTCAGTGTATTTCTGTTCAATTCGGAGAACAAGCTACTTTTGCAACAAAGATCGGATGCCAAAATCACATTCCCAG ATTGTTTTACCAACACTTGTTGCAGTCATCCCCTGAGTACTTCACTTGAACTGGAAGAAAATAATGCAATTGGAATTCGAAGAGCAGCACAGCGGCGAATGAAAGCAGAATTAGGAATTCCACTGGAACAG gTGACTCCAGAAGAACTCCTCTACCTGACCCGAATTCACTACAAAGCCCAGTCCAATGGGACCTGGGGAGAACATGAAATAGACTACATCCTCTTTGTGAAGAAAGATGTGTCACTGAATCCAGATCCCAATGAAATTAAAAGTTACAGTTATGTGACACAAGAAGAACTAAGAAAGCTGCTAGAAAAGGCATCCCAAAATGAAGTCAAGATTACTCCATGGTTCAAACTGATTGCAGAGACTTTTCTCTTCAAATGGTGGGACAACTTGAATAATCTGAAGAGATTCATCGATCATGATAAGATACACAGAATGTGA
- the IDI1 gene encoding isopentenyl-diphosphate Delta-isomerase 1 isoform X2, translating into MWRAAWRLAAAAAAALPSRAVVSSEGRRCCFGCLSPRSPFAAWPRNHGAGGIKTGAMPEINTDDLDEQQVQLLAEMCILIDENDNRIGSETKKNCHLNENIDKGLLHRAFSVFLFNSENKLLLQQRSDAKITFPDCFTNTCCSHPLSTSLELEENNAIGIRRAAQRRMKAELGIPLEQVTPEELLYLTRIHYKAQSNGTWGEHEIDYILFVKKDVSLNPDPNEIKSYSYVTQEELRKLLEKASQNEVKITPWFKLIAETFLFKWWDNLNNLKRFIDHDKIHRM; encoded by the exons ATGTGGCGCGCGGCGTGGCGGTTGGCGGCAGCTGCTGCGGCTGCTCTCCCTTCAAGGGCTGTCGTCTCCTCTGAAGGACGCCGCTGCTGCTTCGGCTGCCTTTCGCCTCGGTCTCCCTTCGCGGCGTGGCCTCGGAACCACGGAGCGGG GGGGATAAAGACTGGAGCTATGCCCGAAATAAACACAGACGACCTGGACGAGCAGCAAGTCCAGCTGCTGGCGGAGATGTGCATCTTGATTGACGAGAACGACAACAGGATCGGCTCCGAGACAAAGAAAAACTGCCACTTGAATGAAAATATCGACAAAG gatTGCTGCATCGTGCATTCAGTGTATTTCTGTTCAATTCGGAGAACAAGCTACTTTTGCAACAAAGATCGGATGCCAAAATCACATTCCCAG ATTGTTTTACCAACACTTGTTGCAGTCATCCCCTGAGTACTTCACTTGAACTGGAAGAAAATAATGCAATTGGAATTCGAAGAGCAGCACAGCGGCGAATGAAAGCAGAATTAGGAATTCCACTGGAACAG gTGACTCCAGAAGAACTCCTCTACCTGACCCGAATTCACTACAAAGCCCAGTCCAATGGGACCTGGGGAGAACATGAAATAGACTACATCCTCTTTGTGAAGAAAGATGTGTCACTGAATCCAGATCCCAATGAAATTAAAAGTTACAGTTATGTGACACAAGAAGAACTAAGAAAGCTGCTAGAAAAGGCATCCCAAAATGAAGTCAAGATTACTCCATGGTTCAAACTGATTGCAGAGACTTTTCTCTTCAAATGGTGGGACAACTTGAATAATCTGAAGAGATTCATCGATCATGATAAGATACACAGAATGTGA
- the IDI1 gene encoding isopentenyl-diphosphate Delta-isomerase 1 isoform X3, with protein MGIKTGAMPEINTDDLDEQQVQLLAEMCILIDENDNRIGSETKKNCHLNENIDKGLLHRAFSVFLFNSENKLLLQQRSDAKITFPDCFTNTCCSHPLSTSLELEENNAIGIRRAAQRRMKAELGIPLEQVTPEELLYLTRIHYKAQSNGTWGEHEIDYILFVKKDVSLNPDPNEIKSYSYVTQEELRKLLEKASQNEVKITPWFKLIAETFLFKWWDNLNNLKRFIDHDKIHRM; from the exons AT GGGGATAAAGACTGGAGCTATGCCCGAAATAAACACAGACGACCTGGACGAGCAGCAAGTCCAGCTGCTGGCGGAGATGTGCATCTTGATTGACGAGAACGACAACAGGATCGGCTCCGAGACAAAGAAAAACTGCCACTTGAATGAAAATATCGACAAAG gatTGCTGCATCGTGCATTCAGTGTATTTCTGTTCAATTCGGAGAACAAGCTACTTTTGCAACAAAGATCGGATGCCAAAATCACATTCCCAG ATTGTTTTACCAACACTTGTTGCAGTCATCCCCTGAGTACTTCACTTGAACTGGAAGAAAATAATGCAATTGGAATTCGAAGAGCAGCACAGCGGCGAATGAAAGCAGAATTAGGAATTCCACTGGAACAG gTGACTCCAGAAGAACTCCTCTACCTGACCCGAATTCACTACAAAGCCCAGTCCAATGGGACCTGGGGAGAACATGAAATAGACTACATCCTCTTTGTGAAGAAAGATGTGTCACTGAATCCAGATCCCAATGAAATTAAAAGTTACAGTTATGTGACACAAGAAGAACTAAGAAAGCTGCTAGAAAAGGCATCCCAAAATGAAGTCAAGATTACTCCATGGTTCAAACTGATTGCAGAGACTTTTCTCTTCAAATGGTGGGACAACTTGAATAATCTGAAGAGATTCATCGATCATGATAAGATACACAGAATGTGA
- the IDI1 gene encoding isopentenyl-diphosphate Delta-isomerase 1 isoform X4 has protein sequence MPEINTDDLDEQQVQLLAEMCILIDENDNRIGSETKKNCHLNENIDKGLLHRAFSVFLFNSENKLLLQQRSDAKITFPDCFTNTCCSHPLSTSLELEENNAIGIRRAAQRRMKAELGIPLEQVTPEELLYLTRIHYKAQSNGTWGEHEIDYILFVKKDVSLNPDPNEIKSYSYVTQEELRKLLEKASQNEVKITPWFKLIAETFLFKWWDNLNNLKRFIDHDKIHRM, from the exons ATGCCCGAAATAAACACAGACGACCTGGACGAGCAGCAAGTCCAGCTGCTGGCGGAGATGTGCATCTTGATTGACGAGAACGACAACAGGATCGGCTCCGAGACAAAGAAAAACTGCCACTTGAATGAAAATATCGACAAAG gatTGCTGCATCGTGCATTCAGTGTATTTCTGTTCAATTCGGAGAACAAGCTACTTTTGCAACAAAGATCGGATGCCAAAATCACATTCCCAG ATTGTTTTACCAACACTTGTTGCAGTCATCCCCTGAGTACTTCACTTGAACTGGAAGAAAATAATGCAATTGGAATTCGAAGAGCAGCACAGCGGCGAATGAAAGCAGAATTAGGAATTCCACTGGAACAG gTGACTCCAGAAGAACTCCTCTACCTGACCCGAATTCACTACAAAGCCCAGTCCAATGGGACCTGGGGAGAACATGAAATAGACTACATCCTCTTTGTGAAGAAAGATGTGTCACTGAATCCAGATCCCAATGAAATTAAAAGTTACAGTTATGTGACACAAGAAGAACTAAGAAAGCTGCTAGAAAAGGCATCCCAAAATGAAGTCAAGATTACTCCATGGTTCAAACTGATTGCAGAGACTTTTCTCTTCAAATGGTGGGACAACTTGAATAATCTGAAGAGATTCATCGATCATGATAAGATACACAGAATGTGA